A region of the Sminthopsis crassicaudata isolate SCR6 chromosome 6, ASM4859323v1, whole genome shotgun sequence genome:
GGGAGAGCGGCAGTGGGGGGCCagcgggggagggggagagaagacgTCCTGGAAGCTCCGTCCTGGCAGTCTCCCAGCTCAGATTCTGGGGCCAAGGTGGCCCCGGGCACAGCGGGCATCGGGAGGCTAACCTGACCCAAAACCAACCGGCCCCAAAGTTCACGCCTAGGTGGAGCCCAAGCCTCAGCAGGGGAAAAGGCACCCAGAGACCCCCACTTCAGAGAATGAGACCCTGGAGTTCACACCCAGTGGCCAAGGGAGGAGGGGTGGCGTTCCTCATGCCCACAAGAGGGAGGACCTTCAGCCATTTGCTCAGAGAAGATGAGGGAGGCAGCACCCCAGATCCCGGCGACCTTTCCCCTCTCCCAGCTTGTGGGTGTCCAGAGGCTCTTACTGACTAGCCCTGGCTCCTGCAACGTTGGTATTGAGACCGCAGCCCCCCCACCTCACCGCGGAGTCCCTCCTGGGCCCCCCACTGTCCTCCTGAAGGGGATAGGTCACTGgatttctgagatcctttccaggcAACAGAAGCAGGCGAGTCCCTCTAGAATCGGGGgatccccttctcttccccacccGGAGTGGGGGGGTCTCAGGGACTCATCTGGAGCCCACTCCTACTTCCTGTCCTGGGGCCCCACGGAGCAATCTGAAAACCTTCCATTTCACACTCCAACGGGAAGGGGAGCCCAGGGTTACTGGGGGCAGCCGGCTCCTTCTGGGAGGTCCGGGGCTGGCCCTTCCCGTAGTCCCGCAGGGTTGTTAttcggggagggagggagggaggggttcAGCTCCCCGCACATGCGCCGGGCTACaaggagaaattgaggcacaagGCGAGCAGGGGTCACTCAAGGTCACATGGTTCCCAGGCTACGAAGCAGGGGCTCCATTCCTGCACGGGGTCCGGAGGATCCGCAAAGGGGTCAGGCTGGGAAGGCTGAGACCTGGGCCttgggggaaactgagtcaggatccGCCAGGAGTGAGGGAGGACTGGGGGCAAAATGGCGCCAGTCCTAGGGCAGGCGGGAGCCAGCGCGACCTGCGCTGCGCCCGACCGGAAGTAGAGGCGGCCGGGTCGGAAGTCGCCCTTAACCCTAAAACCGGGAAGCCGGCGCTCTGCTAGGGGAGAGCCGAGGAGGGGAAGTGACATCACCTCCTGCAGGGGTGCAGCAGGTCTCTGGACCAGACAGACCCCCGCAGCCTCACGTGATAGAGGCGGTTCTGGAGGCGGGGTCCCGAGGCTCCCTGACCAATGACAGAGGGCGGCGTGGCCCCGGCCGAGGCGTGGTGGCGGCGCGTGCgcagtggcggcggcggcggcggcactGATCAGGACTCCGGGGGCGCGGTGAGGAGGTGAGCGGGGGGCCGCAGCCCGGGGCGGGGACGGGACTGGGGCCGGGGCCCGGGGGTCCGCCGAGGGGCAGGGTAGCAGGGAGAGGGACCCGGGGATATTGCCAGTGGGGGTGATGCCGCAGGGGGCGGAGTCGTATTCAACAGGGGGCGGGGCCCCAAGCCAAGGGGCGGGGGCTGATCCAGGAGAAGGTGGGGCCCCGAGTCGGGAGCCGAGTCCCGGGCTAACGGACCTTGGAGCTCCGGGGGCGGAGCCGGGACCCGCAGAGGGCGGGACTGTGATCGGGGGCGGGACCCTGGGCCTGGGGGCGGGGCTGGCCCCGCGGAAGCACGCAGCCATTGGCCAGGGGGCGGATCCCAGGGCGGAGGTGGGCGGGGCATCGGGCCCCGGGGCTGAGCCTCTGAAGGGAGGGGCCCAAGCACCCCGGCCCACTGCGGTCCCTGGGGAAAGTCCTGGGCTCCGGAGCAGAGGAGGCCTCCTGGGAGGGCGAGCCTGGGGTCGAGGTCGGCCCCGGACCCCCCCAGGAGAAGTGGTGTGGGTAGAAAGGGAGCAGCGGGCGCCAGACCCGGGCCCCGTGTGGGTGCCCCGCAGACCTCCGCGGGCTCAGAGCTGGGGGGGCGCCCCCGGGGGAGGTGGAGGTCAGGCCTGGGGGGTCACCTCCACGGACAGGGGCTCCCCGGAGCCCACGGGAGACGTGTGGGTCCCCAGGGGGCGCCCCCCGTCCGTTGGGGAGGTGTGGGTGTGCTGGGCTGGAGGGGCCTGGGTGTGGCGGGAGTGGGGGGTGCCGGTGGGGCCTGCTGGGGGGCAGCCCGAGAGGGTCTGGACCTTGCGGAAAGGGGAGGCCACCAAGGGCGCGGGAGGAAACTGAAGGGCGGGGCATCAGGGCAGGGAATGAGCGGGATGGGGGGGTGGGATCCCTGGCGACAGCTTTGGGGCAGGACCCCCGGCTGCTGTgtcttcccctcatcccctccccccgCTGCTGGGCTCAAAGGTCAAGCCCCCTTTCCGCTGGACAGGTAAGTGTGGCTGCCGAGGGCTgctggggagggggctgggggagtCCCTGGGGATAACTCACTGAGGGGAGGGCACCCACTTTGGCGGTGACCCCAGCAGACAAGGGGGGGCATTGGTTGGGATGGGGGGCTTTGGGGGTGCAGCCCCCAGCTCCCAGTGACCGTCTCTTCTGTCCTCCCCTGCTTTGTGCCCACAGGGTCATGCAGCTGAGCTGGCTTCTGGTCTTCCTGTCCCTCTGCCTGGGTGTGCTGCCCACCAGGGCGGGGGAGGGGAAGCGAAAGCTGCAGATTGGAGTCAAAAAACGGGTGGACCATTGCCCCCTCAAGTCCCGCAAGGGGGACGTGCTCCACATCCATTACACTGTGAGCAGGCCCAGTGGGGAGCGCCTCCTGCAGGGCCGGGGGGCAGGACCCCAGGGCTGGGGGGAGGGCTTTCCCTCAGCTCTGCTTGCTTGCGACCTCACCCCCCTCTCCCTGCACAGGGGAGGCTGGAGGATGGCACCGAGTTTGACAGCAGCCTCCATCGAGACCAGCCTTTTGTCTTCTCCTTGGGGACAGGCCAGGTCATCAAGGGCTGGGACCAGGGGCTCCTCGGGTAAGTGGGGGGCTGGGAGGTGGGGGGCCGGGCTCGTGATTGGCTGCTGGGGCTGCAGGGCTCTGTTCTCCTTGCAGGATGTGTGAGGGGGAGAAGCGGAAGCTGGTGATCCCTTCAGAGCTGGGTAAGAGCCTGGGGCTTTGGGCTGGGGGCACTGCACCGCACTGCCTTGAGACAGCTCGTCTCTTGGCCTGGCGTCCATCCTCTGCCCCCAGAGGAGGCGGCTCTGTCCAGCCGCTCGGGACACCTGGACCTGGCGCTCCTGACCTTGATGTCCCCATCGCAACCTGAGGGGTCTTCCGGGGGCTCTtgccttcccccccccttcccgGGGCTTCTGGGAGAGCATGTTTAAAAGTCCCAGCTCTTGCCTCTGCCCCTCTCGGAATTCTAAAGTAGGTTGGCACATGAAAGCCATTGCCAGCTCCATTGAAAGAGGGCCAAGGAGGTGGGAGGCCCCCCCCAAAGCTGTCCCTGTGTCACAGGCCTGGGCTCCTTGCTAGGAGGTCATTGAGAGCTTTGCCCATCTGCTTCTGCTTTAGAGTCTGGGAGAGGAGGTTCTTAATGGGCATTCCCCAGggtagggggaaggggagggtaTGGGCCAAAGGCGCCTCCTTCATGCACCTACTTCTCCCCACAGGATACGGGGATCGAGGGGCTCCCCCGAAGATTCCAGGTAATCCATCTGACCACCTTCTGTCCCCGAGCCCCCCTTCTATGGCCGTGCTCTGAagcctccttctcttcctccctcccaggtAGAGCCACGTTGGTGTTTGAGGTGGAGCTGCTGAAGATCGAGCGGAGACCTGAACTCTAGCAGAGGGGCccgggaggggggtggggggtggggggagtcaGGAAGTCCTTCTCTCAGGGGACCATTCTTTgttaaaaaaagtgaaataaaaaaagccaAAGGGAgtatgtgtgcttgtgtgtgcaAGCGTGTGCATGCGCATGTGTAGCCCTTGTGCAAAGGCTGGCAGAGCAGGAACCAGGGCAGCTGGGCTGATAAGCATGTGGGCCCCGCCTCCAGGCCTGCTTGGCTGCAGGCGCTCTGGGCAGCCTCTCCTAGCTGGGTGGCCTTATTTCAGCCGGGAAGTCGGCCTCAAAAACCTCAGCAGGCCTGCCCACGGGGCTGGAGCAGAACCCAGCAATCGCAGCCTCCAGGGCCCCAACCTCTTCTCCTAGCTTGTAGTGCCATGTTGTGCCACATGGGGGCACAGGAAACCCAGCTTTCCAGGCAACTTGGGCAGAGTGAAGGGGCTTGGGCCGGGTGGGATGGGCAAGGGGGCAGAAGCCAGTTCTGGGGCAAGCCAAGAAAAGCAGGGGAAGTCCTAGTTGATTCCTGTGCCCTCAGTGGGTGGCAGGAGTTGGCACGGTGCCAGTGTGGCTGAGCCCAGGCCGGAAGCCCGGGCCGGAAAGGGGGCACATGCCTTCCAGCTGACATCAGCAGCGCCAGCCACCCCGCCCGCCTCGCCTGCCCCAGCCTCCCCAGCCAGTTCTGTCTCCAGTCTGGGGATGGAGCTCTGGGTTGTCGCCACAGCAACAAGGGCCTTGGAGGAAGGCTTGCTGGAGGCCTCCTGGGGTCCAGATGGGCACAAGGACCGCTCAGGCTCCGGGCAGTGTTCTGTAGgtgccccttccctccccccccccttgtAGGCAGGAGATGCCGGATCCCACCCCCCAAGCACACAGACCAGGCTCAGCGTGCACAAAAGGCAGGTCCTGGCTTTATTCAAGGGCCTGTACGGCCATCgatataaaaacacaaaaagtcCCTCAgcttaataacaataaaaaaaaccccaaacggAAACTCAGGGGGGCAGGGAGAGGCCCCGAGGAGGAGCTCAAGGGGCCCTCTGGGGGCACCAGGCCCAGGCAGCAGGGCCCCCCCCTCAAGTATTGCTGTTGCTACGAGGTCTGGGGAAGTGGGGTGGGCAGCGATTGTCCTGGTGGGTGGCCCCCGCCTCGCCCCAGTCAAAGGGTGGGGTGGGGGGCGGGGCCTCACTTCTTCTGGGGTGTGCTCAGCTTTTGCATCCCTCGGATCTTGTCTAGCAGGTCAGAGATGAAGGCCTGGTGGGAGAGAAGCCAAGTTGGGGCGGGGAGGGGCTCCGTGGGACCCAGGCGTCCTGGCTGGGACACCAAAAGCCCTTGGATGGGGGAGCGGCTCGGGGATGGAGACCCCCCCACACCCACAGTCTCTTACCTCGGTGGGTTTGTAACAGTCAACCAACAGCTCCTGAGGGAAAGAGAGGCACACGGTGAACCCCTTGAGGAGCCTCCTGCCCAGCCCAAACCTGCTCCAGAGCTGCCCCGAGCTCAGGGACCCCCACAGGCGAGCCCTGAACGTGCAGCTAAAGCCCAAGGCTTGCGCCTGTGCCCGCTACAGGCCAGGGGCTCGGGCTCTAGCACAGGGCAGCGCCCCTGCCCCACCTTGACTCGGGCAGCCCGAGTGCTGTCAGTCTCCATGTCCAAAAGCTCATCCACGTCAATCTCCAGCTCAGGGATCTCTTCTTCCTGGGGACAGAAGGGGCTGAGTTGGGCACAGAGGGGAGAGGCTCCTGGGTGGGCTCCCCTGCCCGCACCCTCAAGCACCCCCTCCCCTCCTCAAGCACTTTTGGAAGGTAGAGGGTGGCAGCTGCAGGGATAGAGAACCAGGGCCAACAGCACAGGGCTGAAGGGGAGACAAATTGCCAGAAAAGAATCAAGGCAGCATCCTGCCAGCGGGCACAATGGGGCCAAAGGAGGAAGGGTGCCAAGCGGGTATTGCCAGGGGAACCCCAAAGTGAGGGCGCTCAGAGGAGGAAGACGAGGGGCAGGGAAAATAAGGAACAGGGCAGGCAGAAAGAAGATGGGTTCCTCCTGGCAAGGGCCGATCCCCCCTCGGGCACAGGTGGTGCCAGCTGCCTCTGTTCAACGGCTCCTGCCcccattccctcctccccccaaacaCCTGCCATGAGCTTCCTGCCCAGCATGGGGGAGGGGGGCTCCACCACATCCCAGCCCCCTCCCTGGGAAGCAGCAgctggagaggggagaggagaggaagtgagGATTGGGAGGGGTCAGAGGTCAGACCTGAGAAGCCTGGGACCCTTGGAAACAGGAACAATGGGAGGCtctggagagggggagggaaggagccCCCA
Encoded here:
- the FKBP2 gene encoding peptidyl-prolyl cis-trans isomerase FKBP2 isoform X3, translated to MTEGGVAPAEAWWRRVRSGGGGGGTDQDSGGAVRRVMQLSWLLVFLSLCLGVLPTRAGEGKRKLQIGVKKRVDHCPLKSRKGDVLHIHYTGRLEDGTEFDSSLHRDQPFVFSLGTGQVIKGWDQGLLGMCEGEKRKLVIPSELGYGDRGAPPKIPGRATLVFEVELLKIERRPEL
- the FKBP2 gene encoding peptidyl-prolyl cis-trans isomerase FKBP2 isoform X2: MTEGGVAPAEAWWRRVRSGGGGGGTDQDSGGAVRRVMQLSWLLVFLSLCLGVLPTRAGEGKRKLQIGVKKRVDHCPLKSRKGDVLHIHYTGRLEDGTEFDSSLHRDQPFVFSLGTGQVIKGWDQGLLGMCEGEKRKLVIPSELGKSLGLWAGASFSSSLPGRATLVFEVELLKIERRPEL
- the FKBP2 gene encoding peptidyl-prolyl cis-trans isomerase FKBP2 isoform X1; translation: MSGMGGWDPWRQLWGRTPGCCVFPSSPPPAAGLKGQAPFPLDRVMQLSWLLVFLSLCLGVLPTRAGEGKRKLQIGVKKRVDHCPLKSRKGDVLHIHYTGRLEDGTEFDSSLHRDQPFVFSLGTGQVIKGWDQGLLGMCEGEKRKLVIPSELGYGDRGAPPKIPGRATLVFEVELLKIERRPEL
- the FKBP2 gene encoding peptidyl-prolyl cis-trans isomerase FKBP2 isoform X4 produces the protein MQLSWLLVFLSLCLGVLPTRAGEGKRKLQIGVKKRVDHCPLKSRKGDVLHIHYTGRLEDGTEFDSSLHRDQPFVFSLGTGQVIKGWDQGLLGMCEGEKRKLVIPSELGYGDRGAPPKIPGRATLVFEVELLKIERRPEL